GGGTAAACCACACAAATGACTCTAAACTtaatttaatatgtaatattattcatgaaattttaatttgttcaatgtgatttttAGACTTTTTGTTACACGTTTAATttagttcatgaattatatgaaaatattcaaaatcgccatttttattaattcaaatttaggaacagcattgaacattttcatatagtttagaacataaattaaataagtaccaaaagtttaaagatcacattaaataaattaaaaaattcagaaatgatattatatattagATTAAAGTTCTTTAGCTGACACGATCATGTGGGCAGCCCATCAGCTGACCCGCTTAAGAGATTCCCAGTGCTTCCTGCATCTCGTGGCTCCCCCTCGTCGTTGCTATTCTAAGGGGACACAATGGAATTTTGATGAATACTGCGCCTCTCCGCCTCCCGTGACTTTCTCGCCTTCACCAACCCATTCCGAACCTTATGCTTCAGCTTCTCACCCCTTTTCTTGTCGATTTCCCCCTCCAGGTTTGCCAGCTCACCCACCTGAAGTATCTAATGCTCATAAGTATGATGCGAGCTTTGATGAATACTATCCGTCCCCTACCTTTTCTCCTTTCCCTCACCCTCCCCGCCCATTTATATACCTGGGAGTCATCTTTCGGGGGCTCTTTTACGATCTGAGAGTGCTCCAGTTTAACATACATGCAACAAAGTTTCTTAATTCCCCTACGTTGTTCAAGAACCAAAATCTCCCTCCTTCACCTCCTCTCAACGGTACTAGATATGGCCCTTCAATGGCTGATAAAAGTATGTGTCCCAGCCGTGATGGTGCAACGGTTGACAAGGTATATTGTTAAATACCTCTGCAGAGTCATCTGGTGAGCTTTTCTTTTCCGGCAGCTCTATTGAaaattccctcttttcttttgtagatGTCTTTTGTCGGAAGGGATGACAAAGGAAGACCTCCTGGGTTAAGAATATCATCTGAAAGTTCAGCAAATATCTCCTATTCCAGAAGCTCCGGCAGGTCTTTCCATGATGATTTTGGTGAGCCTGAGTACACTTGTGCATTCGATGTGGCCGAAGATGTTGTGACTGATCCAGGTAGCAGGTAAATGTGTTCTCTACCCCCTCAAGTTTTCAAACAATTTGCTTGCATTACTTCAATATATAGGCGATCTGCTTTAAATGCCCGCAGCGAAATACTGTTGCCTATATCTGTGTGTATTCTCATAATgcatattttctgaaatttaaaGGTATGATTGGAAAAATGATAGGAGATTGTGAGCTTTGTTGGAGCTGCCATCACAATTGATTCATAGCTCATGAACGATTGTGTTGATTCTTCTTTTACTCCATTGTGGCCTAAGGTCATAGGTTTGAGTTGCGGAAACAATCTTTCTGGAAAATCAAGGGTAAGGCTGTGTTCATAAACCCCTCCTTAGAGCATGCCGTGCGGTCAGCCTTGTGCGATGGGATGCCCTCTTtagtctttatttttttgttgatctaTATATTAGTTTCTTGCAATGCGGTGATGAGGCTATCCATTTATTAAGGTctaattattattcttattggagTTACTTTGTCATGCTCATTTGTCTCTTTATCTTGGCTCTTCAATGAACACATTATTTAATTGGTAACTTccacactatttttttttctttaagggCTATAATTTTCTCCATCCCTGATTGGAGGAATTTCCTTCCAACCGTTTCTGAGATTGGTGATTACAAGTTAGAGGTATCACCCACGTACAACTGTAAATTGATAAGAATGTGGTGATGTCCATGCACCAAGCTTTGTTATCGATTTTTTCCTAGGTTGGCAAACTTTCTCTCTTTgttataattttacttttgtaGATTGATAAGCTGTTGTTAGATTGGATGAATATTCTGCCGAAACAGCTTTCTGCAAACTGCTTCTAAGCTTGACCGATTTACCAAAATCATAAATTACTCATGTCTGCATTGTTTCTGCCAGAATCTTTGTTGATGAAGTGCAAAAGTATATCCAAGTTCACTTGTGCTGCTTTCCCTTTTACTTCCTATTGTTCTAATGCATTGTTATAAAGTCCTTTCTCCTCTGAATCAATCTACTAACTCCATACTTCTTGTGTTAGAGTGATCTGATTAGTGCATTGTTTGCAGAGCGGATTTATTCGATAAAAGAAGACATGCACATGAGCCACTCCAGTCTGGTTCATTTTTGCCAATCAGAAAATCTCAGGGTGCTGCTGTTGGAGCTCTCGTGGATATGTTGAAGAAAGCTCCTCCTCTTCACCAAGACGTCTCAAATTTGGCAACAGCTTCACAAGCCTCTGGATCTGAGACTTGGAGCAACAGCTTACATGAGTATTGCCAGACCCCTAAATCCATATCGGCTCAGGATGGCACTTCAAGTGTTGCATCCTCTGCTTTTCTCACATCCAAGACGACAGCTGATGCTTTGGAAGAACTTAACGGTTATAAGGAGATGAAGAATTTATTGCTTTTCTCAAGGACGTACCAGTAGATCGCAGAGCATGACCAATTATGTTGCTGCTGTAGAATCTACCGGTGGAGGTACCGTTAAATTTTAGCAGAGGTACCTGTGGAATTCACCGCTGACCGACCTCAAATCTTTTTACACGTGTACAGACAAAGCATAATGAGATTGAATTAG
This region of Eucalyptus grandis isolate ANBG69807.140 chromosome 8, ASM1654582v1, whole genome shotgun sequence genomic DNA includes:
- the LOC120287493 gene encoding autophagy-related protein 13b-like; translation: MWAAHQLTRLRDSQCFLHLVAPPRRCYSKGTQWNFDEYCASPPPVTFSPSPTHSEPYASASHPFSCRFPPPGLPAHPPEVSNAHKYDASFDEYYPSPTFSPFPHPPRPFIYLGVIFRGLFYDLRVLQFNIHATKFLNSPTLFKNQNLPPSPPLNGTRYGPSMADKSMCPSRDGATVDKMSFVGRDDKGRPPGLRISSESSANISYSRSSGRSFHDDFGEPEYTCAFDVAEDVVTDPGSRADLFDKRRHAHEPLQSGSFLPIRKSQGAAVGALVDMLKKAPPLHQDVSNLATASQASGSETWSNSLHEYCQTPKSISAQDGTSSVASSAFLTSKTTADALEELNGYKEMKNLLLFSRTYQ